In the genome of Nocardioides seonyuensis, one region contains:
- a CDS encoding anti-sigma factor: MSHVDIEDLAVLALDDATTEVPDHLREHLLDCADCAALLASLADVRRLAGAEPLVAPPAGLRERVLAEALGDVGESDPESSTRATRSTDDLEERREARSVRRRGIPLWAAGLAAAAALVVGVGVGNVISEEAAPTDEVEVLASAELTTVEGSDPRGGARVEESDGVVTVHVEASSLEEAEDQLREVWLLNLDGTRMVSLGFLASGDEGDFEVPARLLEEGYRILDISVEPDDGDPTHSGVSVARGELV, translated from the coding sequence ATGAGTCACGTTGACATCGAGGACCTGGCCGTCCTCGCCCTCGACGACGCCACGACGGAGGTGCCCGACCACCTGCGCGAGCACCTGCTCGACTGCGCCGACTGTGCGGCCCTGCTCGCCTCCCTGGCCGACGTACGCCGACTGGCCGGTGCCGAGCCGCTGGTGGCCCCTCCTGCCGGTCTGCGCGAGCGGGTGCTCGCCGAGGCGCTGGGTGACGTGGGCGAGAGCGACCCGGAGTCCTCGACCCGGGCCACTCGCTCCACCGACGACCTGGAGGAGCGCAGGGAGGCCCGGTCCGTACGACGCCGAGGCATTCCGCTGTGGGCGGCGGGCCTGGCTGCCGCAGCCGCCCTCGTCGTCGGCGTGGGCGTGGGCAACGTGATCAGTGAGGAGGCGGCTCCGACGGACGAGGTTGAGGTGCTGGCCTCGGCCGAGCTCACCACCGTCGAGGGCAGCGACCCGCGGGGCGGGGCGCGCGTCGAGGAGTCGGACGGCGTGGTGACCGTCCACGTGGAGGCGAGCTCGCTGGAGGAGGCGGAGGACCAGCTGCGGGAGGTGTGGCTGCTCAACCTCGACGGCACCCGGATGGTGTCACTGGGCTTCCTCGCCAGCGGCGACGAGGGTGACTTCGAGGTGCCGGCCCGCCTGCTCGAGGAGGGCTACCGCATCCTCGACATCTCGGTCGAGCCCGACGACGGCGACCCCACCCACTCCGGGGTCAGCGTGGCGCGCGGCGAGCTCGTCTGA
- a CDS encoding RNA polymerase sigma factor has translation MGILLLPTQRARGYGGAVVRAASTVDEETDDSVRSLSARLVAGDESVLAEVFDRWSALVHSFALRALNDVHDAEEVTQQVFVAAWRSRHTLTPSPSALPAWLLGIARNKIADVRALRARDARRVAAVAATPDPATTDLRKSDPDSDVAERLVLRQAVQELPEPRRTIMFLAFWEELSHAEIATSTGLPLGTVKSHVRRGLIQLHDHLQGVRHESR, from the coding sequence ATGGGCATCCTGCTGCTCCCCACCCAGCGTGCTCGCGGGTACGGTGGCGCCGTGGTCAGAGCGGCGTCAACGGTCGACGAGGAGACGGACGACTCCGTCCGCTCGTTGTCCGCGCGCCTGGTCGCCGGTGACGAGTCGGTCCTGGCGGAGGTCTTCGACCGATGGTCGGCGTTGGTCCACTCGTTCGCCCTCCGGGCCCTCAACGACGTCCACGACGCCGAGGAGGTCACCCAGCAGGTGTTCGTCGCCGCGTGGCGGAGTCGTCACACGCTGACGCCGAGCCCGAGCGCACTGCCGGCATGGCTCCTCGGGATCGCCCGCAACAAGATCGCCGACGTCAGGGCACTCCGCGCGCGTGACGCCCGACGTGTCGCTGCTGTCGCTGCCACACCGGATCCTGCCACCACCGACCTGCGCAAGTCCGACCCGGACTCCGACGTCGCCGAGCGCCTCGTGCTGCGACAGGCCGTCCAGGAGCTCCCGGAGCCGCGCCGCACCATCATGTTCCTGGCGTTCTGGGAGGAGCTCTCCCACGCCGAGATCGCGACCTCCACCGGTCTGCCGCTCGGCACCGTCAAGAGCCACGTGCGCCGTGGCCTCATCCAGCTCCACGACCACCTCCAGGGGGTGCGCCATGAGTCACGTTGA
- a CDS encoding fasciclin domain-containing protein, which produces MKRSARIVIGSLALAVGAVPATMTTASAQVAPGETSLAEVLTSDGNKFDKNAKDFDIVTEAALAVIGAKPDTPVALLADGSTRLTAFAPTDQAFRLLAKDLTGKTIRSEKKVFSTLVEAAGVDTIETVLLYHVVAGKTLTSNKVLKADGARLKTAAGATVKVKIRQHPLTITLKDRDRDDRDARVVLKAIDVNKGNKQVAHGVDRVLRPINL; this is translated from the coding sequence ATGAAGCGCAGTGCCCGTATCGTCATCGGCTCCCTGGCTCTCGCCGTCGGAGCGGTTCCGGCCACCATGACCACCGCCTCGGCCCAGGTGGCCCCGGGCGAGACCAGCCTCGCCGAGGTCCTCACCTCCGACGGCAACAAGTTCGACAAGAACGCCAAGGACTTCGACATCGTGACCGAGGCCGCGCTCGCGGTGATCGGCGCCAAGCCGGACACCCCGGTGGCCCTGCTCGCGGACGGCTCGACGCGCCTGACGGCGTTCGCCCCGACCGACCAGGCCTTCCGCCTGCTGGCCAAGGACCTGACCGGCAAGACCATCAGGAGCGAGAAGAAGGTCTTCAGCACCCTGGTCGAGGCCGCGGGCGTCGACACCATCGAGACCGTCCTGCTCTACCACGTCGTCGCGGGCAAGACGCTGACCAGCAACAAGGTGCTCAAGGCCGACGGTGCGCGCCTGAAGACCGCCGCGGGCGCCACCGTGAAGGTCAAGATCCGCCAGCACCCGCTGACGATCACGCTCAAGGACCGCGACCGTGACGACCGCGACGCGCGGGTCGTCCTCAAGGCCATCGACGTCAACAAGGGCAACAAGCAGGTCGCCCACGGCGTCGACCGCGTCCTGCGGCCGATCAACCTCTGA
- a CDS encoding alpha/beta fold hydrolase yields the protein MDLIPKRDQLVTAANNVAHSLLYGGLADLRPMPRALIDEGELREVYHYRPAPGMVESGDPVLLVTPLAAPSLCFDLRRGCSLVEHFVSLGRRTYLVEYGQVSFRNRSLGMEHWVDEVLPAAITAASEHSGGRPVHLVGWSLGGIFAMLTAADRPDLPLASLTVVGSPVDTSKVPLVAPVRPLLNLTEGGGVVAGAYRALGGAPQPIVKWAFQLASVQKIVTKPLAVLTHLDDTDFLAQLEAVDRFMANMIAYPGRSFGQVYHRMVRNNALSHGSMDFGDRVISLADIAVPVLAFGGATDGIAPIAAVRPFIDMVTGAPETRFEIVPGGHLGMLTGRAARDTTWRVMDEWIEQWSSPEPRKPVAGNAPVKKPAAKKPPAKKSAAKKAAVKKAAVKKPAKKTATRKKASAKKPAGPEAIGANPQRRHGSGGSRALAR from the coding sequence ATGGACCTGATCCCCAAGCGAGACCAGCTGGTCACCGCTGCGAACAACGTGGCGCACAGCCTGCTGTACGGCGGGCTGGCCGACCTGCGCCCCATGCCGCGCGCCCTCATCGACGAGGGCGAGCTGCGCGAGGTCTACCACTACCGACCGGCCCCCGGGATGGTCGAGTCGGGCGATCCGGTCCTGCTCGTCACCCCCCTGGCGGCGCCCTCCCTGTGCTTCGACCTGCGTCGCGGCTGCTCACTCGTCGAGCACTTCGTCTCGCTGGGTCGCCGCACCTACCTCGTGGAGTACGGCCAGGTCTCCTTCCGCAACCGCTCGCTGGGGATGGAGCACTGGGTGGACGAGGTGCTGCCGGCGGCGATCACGGCGGCGTCCGAGCACTCCGGCGGTCGCCCGGTCCACCTGGTCGGGTGGAGCCTCGGTGGCATCTTCGCGATGCTCACGGCCGCGGACCGACCCGACCTCCCCCTCGCCTCGCTCACGGTCGTGGGCTCCCCGGTCGACACGAGCAAGGTGCCGTTGGTGGCACCGGTGCGGCCCCTCCTGAACCTCACCGAGGGCGGCGGCGTGGTCGCCGGCGCCTACCGCGCCCTGGGCGGTGCTCCCCAGCCGATCGTGAAGTGGGCCTTCCAGCTCGCGAGCGTGCAGAAGATCGTCACGAAGCCGCTGGCGGTCCTCACCCACCTCGACGACACCGACTTCCTCGCCCAGCTCGAGGCGGTCGACCGGTTCATGGCCAACATGATCGCCTACCCCGGTCGCTCGTTCGGGCAGGTCTACCACCGGATGGTGCGCAACAACGCCCTCTCGCACGGTTCCATGGACTTCGGCGATCGGGTCATCTCGCTGGCCGACATCGCCGTGCCCGTGCTGGCCTTCGGTGGCGCGACCGACGGGATCGCGCCGATCGCCGCCGTCCGGCCGTTCATCGACATGGTGACCGGGGCACCGGAGACCCGGTTCGAGATCGTGCCCGGCGGACACCTGGGCATGCTCACGGGCCGGGCCGCGCGCGACACCACCTGGCGCGTGATGGACGAGTGGATCGAGCAGTGGTCGAGCCCCGAGCCGAGGAAGCCGGTCGCCGGAAACGCCCCGGTCAAGAAGCCTGCTGCCAAGAAGCCTCCTGCCAAGAAGTCCGCCGCGAAGAAGGCTGCGGTGAAGAAGGCTGCGGTGAAGAAGCCCGCCAAGAAGACGGCCACGAGGAAGAAGGCGTCCGCCAAGAAGCCGGCAGGTCCCGAGGCGATCGGCGCCAACCCGCAGCGCCGGCACGGATCAGGGGGATCGCGCGCCCTGGCGCGATGA
- a CDS encoding MFS transporter produces the protein MTADPTDTARTLPRSVRIGYGSGSVATGAFGTVPGLMLLPYLTDELGVAALWAGLIVFLPKAWDVVLNPIAGRLSDRTVDPSGPRRPWLLRAGVMLAGAFALVFAAPDLGSRVAEAAWVLVFFVLAATAYAFFQVPYVSMPAEITASYDERTRLMTWRVAILAFTIMLAGATAPIIRDAVGGREGYRVMGVVMACLIAVGAVSAWHGTRRAPIGRVAPGAGSLREQLRTVAAARDFRVLLTTFVLQALATGCMLAGVDYLAGDVLGRQGLSTILFVCFVGPALVLTPLWARWGEKVGKKRGYVVASLVLAAGASLTLLALGSNDVWTMAGTALVGVGYAGCQVFPMAMLPDAAAVDAARTGENRIGVYTGVWTAGETLGLALGPGVFALVLALGGYVSSTGGAVEQPESAQLAITLGFSVLPALLILLSLWWLRRYTLDAAAVARSEGVLVD, from the coding sequence ATGACGGCCGACCCGACGGACACGGCGCGCACGCTGCCGCGCAGCGTCAGGATCGGCTACGGCTCGGGGTCGGTGGCGACCGGCGCGTTCGGGACCGTGCCGGGCCTGATGCTGCTGCCCTACCTCACCGACGAGCTGGGCGTGGCCGCGCTGTGGGCCGGGCTCATCGTGTTCCTCCCGAAGGCGTGGGACGTGGTGCTCAACCCCATCGCCGGACGGTTGAGCGACCGCACGGTCGACCCCTCCGGCCCGCGACGACCCTGGCTGCTCCGAGCGGGCGTGATGCTCGCGGGCGCGTTCGCGCTGGTCTTCGCCGCACCCGACCTCGGATCGAGGGTGGCCGAGGCCGCGTGGGTGCTGGTCTTCTTCGTGCTGGCCGCCACCGCCTACGCGTTCTTCCAGGTGCCCTACGTCTCGATGCCCGCCGAGATTACGGCGTCGTACGACGAGCGCACCCGGCTGATGACGTGGCGCGTGGCGATCCTGGCGTTCACGATCATGCTCGCCGGTGCGACTGCTCCGATCATTCGCGACGCCGTGGGCGGGCGCGAGGGGTACCGGGTGATGGGAGTCGTGATGGCGTGCCTGATCGCCGTCGGCGCCGTGAGTGCGTGGCACGGCACCCGACGGGCTCCGATCGGCAGGGTCGCGCCCGGGGCGGGGTCGCTGCGCGAGCAGCTGCGGACCGTGGCGGCGGCGCGTGACTTCCGTGTGCTGCTCACCACGTTCGTTCTCCAGGCCCTGGCGACGGGGTGCATGCTGGCCGGTGTCGACTACCTCGCGGGCGACGTGCTGGGCCGTCAGGGCCTGTCCACGATCCTGTTCGTGTGCTTCGTGGGTCCCGCCCTGGTGCTGACGCCCCTCTGGGCGCGCTGGGGCGAGAAGGTCGGGAAGAAGCGAGGCTACGTGGTGGCCTCACTGGTTCTCGCCGCTGGAGCGTCCCTCACGCTGCTCGCCCTCGGGAGCAACGACGTCTGGACGATGGCCGGGACGGCACTGGTCGGCGTCGGCTATGCGGGATGCCAGGTGTTCCCGATGGCCATGCTCCCCGACGCCGCTGCCGTCGACGCCGCCAGGACCGGGGAGAACCGCATCGGCGTCTACACCGGTGTGTGGACCGCCGGGGAGACCCTCGGACTCGCCCTCGGCCCGGGTGTGTTCGCGCTCGTGCTCGCGCTGGGCGGCTACGTCTCCAGCACCGGCGGTGCCGTCGAGCAGCCTGAGTCCGCCCAGCTCGCGATCACCCTGGGGTTCTCCGTGCTGCCCGCCCTCCTCATCCTGCTGAGCCTGTGGTGGCTGCGCCGCTACACCCTCGACGCCGCCGCCGTGGCCCGCTCCGAAGGAGTCCTCGTTGACTGA
- a CDS encoding pyridoxal phosphate-dependent decarboxylase family protein, with product MTDRSDPLTRLRALQAGDLPVHGGRTLAYVFDSGLPEVDRLAREAVAAYAASNALDPTAFPSLLTMENDLVGFACNLVDAPEGAVGTVTSGGTESVLLAVQAARDSRPDIDRPSMVLPATAHAAFHKAAHYFGVRSVVVPVGPDFRADAAAMEQALDETTVLAVASAPSYAHGVVDPVGEIAAAAHARGIRCHVDACIGGWVLPYAARLGRAIPPWSFAVEGVTSISLDTHKYAYAPKGTSILLHRTAELRRPQFFASADWPGYTMLNSTMQSTRSGGPVAGTWAVVQHLGDEGYLRLAREVFEAVDAVVATVAAQPGISLVVAPDSTLVALETDDTCDPFTVTDEMLARGWYVQPQLSFAGRGPSIHLSVSAATLAHAEELRTTLGEAVAAARAAGPVRVDPEVVAFIDALDPAALSGDDFDGLLAASGLVGTSEDGALALPARMAEVNAMLDVASPAMREALLIAFLDRLQRPVRPHAPGREA from the coding sequence TTGACTGATCGCTCTGACCCGTTGACTCGCCTGCGTGCCTTGCAGGCGGGCGACCTGCCCGTCCACGGAGGGCGCACGCTGGCCTACGTGTTCGACTCCGGCCTGCCGGAGGTCGACAGGCTGGCCCGCGAGGCGGTGGCTGCCTACGCCGCCTCCAACGCGCTGGACCCGACCGCGTTCCCCTCGCTCCTCACCATGGAGAACGACCTCGTCGGCTTCGCCTGCAACCTGGTCGACGCCCCCGAGGGGGCTGTCGGCACGGTCACCTCCGGTGGCACCGAGTCGGTGCTGCTCGCCGTGCAGGCAGCTCGCGACAGCCGGCCCGACATCGACCGGCCGAGCATGGTGCTGCCCGCGACGGCACACGCCGCCTTCCACAAGGCTGCCCACTACTTCGGCGTACGGTCCGTGGTCGTGCCTGTCGGTCCCGACTTCCGTGCCGACGCCGCCGCCATGGAGCAGGCGCTCGACGAGACCACCGTGCTCGCGGTGGCCAGCGCTCCGTCGTACGCCCACGGGGTCGTGGACCCGGTGGGTGAGATCGCGGCCGCGGCACACGCGCGGGGGATCCGCTGCCACGTCGACGCGTGCATCGGCGGCTGGGTGCTGCCGTACGCCGCCCGGCTGGGACGCGCGATCCCACCGTGGAGCTTCGCGGTCGAGGGCGTCACCTCGATCTCCCTCGACACCCACAAGTACGCCTACGCCCCCAAGGGCACCTCGATCCTGCTCCACCGGACAGCAGAGCTGCGCCGCCCGCAGTTCTTCGCATCCGCCGACTGGCCCGGCTACACGATGCTCAACTCCACGATGCAGTCGACGCGGTCGGGCGGGCCGGTGGCCGGCACGTGGGCCGTGGTCCAGCACCTCGGTGACGAGGGCTACCTGCGGCTCGCGCGGGAGGTCTTCGAGGCTGTCGACGCCGTGGTGGCGACCGTTGCCGCCCAGCCGGGCATCTCGCTGGTCGTCGCTCCGGACTCGACGCTGGTCGCGCTGGAGACCGACGACACGTGCGACCCGTTCACCGTGACCGACGAGATGCTCGCGCGCGGGTGGTACGTCCAGCCGCAGCTCTCCTTCGCGGGTCGGGGGCCGAGCATCCACCTCTCCGTCAGTGCCGCGACCCTCGCCCACGCCGAAGAGCTCCGCACCACGCTCGGCGAGGCGGTCGCGGCCGCCCGGGCCGCAGGCCCGGTGCGCGTCGATCCCGAAGTCGTCGCCTTCATCGACGCCCTGGACCCCGCGGCGCTGTCCGGCGACGACTTCGACGGCCTGCTGGCGGCCTCCGGACTGGTGGGCACGTCCGAGGACGGTGCCCTCGCGCTCCCGGCGCGGATGGCCGAGGTCAACGCCATGCTCGACGTCGCGTCCCCGGCGATGCGCGAGGCGCTCCTCATCGCATTCCTGGACCGGCTGCAGCGGCCGGTCCGTCCCCACGCGCCGGGGAGGGAGGCGTGA
- a CDS encoding uracil-DNA glycosylase: MSALERLVERGLVAPDWAEALAPVDEQISSMGRFLRAELAAGREYLPAGDHILRAFQRPLTEVRVLVLGQDPYPTPGHPIGLSFAVAPDVQPIPRSLSNIYRELADDLGVAPVAHGDLTAWSDQGVMLLNRVLTVRPGEAASHRGKGWEVVTDCAIRALAARGGPCTAILWGRDAQTAKPLLGPLPWVESAHPSPLSASRGFFGSRPFSRINAMLAEQGAPPVEWQLPGI; the protein is encoded by the coding sequence GTGAGCGCCCTGGAGCGACTTGTCGAGCGGGGACTGGTCGCTCCCGACTGGGCCGAGGCACTGGCACCGGTGGACGAGCAGATCTCGTCCATGGGCCGGTTCCTGAGGGCGGAGCTTGCAGCCGGCCGTGAGTACCTGCCCGCGGGGGACCACATCCTGCGCGCGTTCCAGCGCCCGCTCACCGAGGTGCGGGTGCTGGTGCTCGGCCAGGACCCCTACCCCACTCCCGGCCATCCCATCGGGCTCTCCTTCGCGGTCGCACCCGACGTGCAACCCATTCCTCGGTCGCTGTCCAACATCTACCGCGAGCTCGCCGACGACCTCGGCGTCGCACCCGTGGCACATGGCGACCTCACCGCGTGGTCCGACCAGGGCGTCATGCTGCTGAACCGCGTGCTCACGGTGCGCCCGGGCGAGGCCGCCTCGCACCGTGGCAAGGGCTGGGAGGTGGTGACCGACTGCGCGATCCGGGCGTTGGCCGCGCGAGGCGGCCCATGCACGGCCATCCTGTGGGGGCGCGACGCCCAGACGGCCAAGCCCCTCCTCGGACCCCTCCCGTGGGTCGAGTCCGCGCATCCCTCGCCGCTCTCCGCCTCCCGCGGTTTCTTCGGGTCCCGCCCGTTCTCACGGATCAATGCCATGCTGGCCGAGCAGGGAGCTCCGCCGGTGGAGTGGCAGCTGCCGGGAATATAG
- a CDS encoding dioxygenase — MTDLDTTGRMPALYIGHGAPPLLDDPVWSGQLSSWAADLPRPKAILIVSAHWESAPVSLTASGAPLVYDFGGFAPKYYQMTYETPDATSLAKRIAAMMPSTEPVHQHHSRGLDHGAWVPLKIMYPEADVPVLQMSLPTDDPYKLMKLGERLRPLRDEGVLIIGSGFLTHGLPFLTDWSIEAKAPGWSREFDAWAGEALARGDVDELAAYRSKAPGMPYAHPTVEHYTPLFVTLGAASTADEPGNQVVDGFWMGLSKRSLQVA, encoded by the coding sequence ATGACTGACCTCGACACCACGGGGCGCATGCCGGCGCTCTACATCGGCCACGGAGCTCCCCCACTCCTCGACGACCCGGTGTGGTCCGGACAGCTCTCCAGCTGGGCGGCTGACCTCCCCCGGCCGAAGGCGATCCTGATCGTCAGCGCTCACTGGGAGTCCGCGCCGGTCAGCCTGACCGCCAGCGGCGCTCCGCTGGTCTACGACTTCGGCGGATTCGCGCCGAAGTACTACCAGATGACCTACGAGACGCCCGACGCCACGAGCCTGGCCAAGCGCATCGCCGCGATGATGCCCAGCACCGAGCCCGTCCACCAGCACCACAGCCGCGGGCTGGACCACGGTGCCTGGGTCCCCCTCAAGATCATGTATCCCGAGGCCGACGTCCCGGTCCTCCAGATGTCGCTGCCCACCGACGACCCCTACAAGCTCATGAAGCTCGGCGAGCGCCTGCGGCCCCTGCGCGACGAGGGCGTGCTGATCATCGGCTCGGGCTTCCTCACCCACGGCCTGCCGTTCCTCACCGACTGGAGCATCGAGGCCAAGGCCCCGGGCTGGTCCCGCGAGTTCGACGCGTGGGCGGGCGAGGCCCTGGCACGTGGCGACGTCGACGAGCTCGCGGCCTACCGTTCCAAGGCACCGGGCATGCCCTACGCCCACCCGACCGTCGAGCACTACACCCCGCTCTTCGTCACCCTCGGCGCCGCCTCCACGGCCGACGAGCCGGGCAACCAGGTCGTCGACGGCTTCTGGATGGGCCTGTCCAAGCGGTCGCTGCAGGTCGCCTGA
- the pdxY gene encoding pyridoxal kinase PdxY, producing the protein MRILSIQSHVAYGHVGNSAAVFPLQRLGHEVWPVLTVNFSNHTGYGAWRGPLIPAADVRDVVAGIEERGVLPTCDAVLSGYQGSPEISDVVVEAVAKVKAANPRATYTCDPVMGNATSGCFVNPAIPPKYIDTVIPVADILTPNQFELGFITGREELGGPSALADVLAAADVVRDMGPTTVLVTSVDREDAAADVIEMLAVTGEGAWIVQTPRLPMKANGSGDITAALFTAHLHETGSPADALGRTASSVFAVLDETLRSGERELRLVAAQDAIAAPRCEFDVEQVR; encoded by the coding sequence GTGCGCATCCTGTCGATCCAGTCCCACGTCGCCTACGGCCACGTCGGCAACTCCGCCGCGGTCTTCCCGCTCCAGCGGCTGGGCCACGAGGTGTGGCCCGTCCTGACGGTCAACTTCTCCAACCACACCGGGTACGGCGCCTGGCGCGGGCCGCTGATCCCGGCGGCCGACGTGCGTGACGTCGTGGCCGGCATCGAGGAGCGCGGGGTGCTGCCCACGTGTGACGCCGTGCTCTCGGGCTACCAGGGCTCGCCCGAGATCTCCGACGTCGTCGTCGAGGCGGTGGCGAAGGTGAAGGCCGCGAACCCGCGGGCGACCTACACCTGCGACCCGGTGATGGGCAACGCCACCTCCGGCTGCTTCGTGAACCCCGCGATCCCGCCGAAGTACATCGACACCGTCATCCCCGTGGCCGACATCCTCACCCCCAACCAGTTCGAGCTCGGCTTCATCACCGGGCGCGAGGAGCTGGGCGGCCCGTCCGCCCTCGCCGATGTGCTGGCGGCAGCGGACGTCGTACGCGACATGGGTCCGACGACCGTGCTCGTCACCTCCGTCGACCGTGAGGACGCCGCCGCGGACGTCATCGAGATGCTCGCCGTCACCGGCGAGGGAGCCTGGATCGTGCAGACGCCCCGCCTGCCGATGAAGGCCAACGGCTCGGGCGACATCACCGCCGCCCTGTTCACCGCCCACCTGCACGAGACGGGCTCTCCCGCCGACGCACTGGGGCGGACGGCATCGTCGGTCTTCGCGGTGCTGGACGAGACCCTCCGATCGGGCGAGCGCGAGCTGCGCCTCGTCGCCGCCCAGGACGCCATCGCCGCGCCGCGGTGCGAGTTCGACGTCGAGCAGGTGAGGTGA
- a CDS encoding HNH endonuclease → MPRSVARWLATGEASAVSGHGHFVRTHILQEQGEVCAICGGPTTWNGQPMRLVLDHVDGDSTNNRRANLRLICPNCDSQLPTFKARNRGRGRAWRRQRYADGKSY, encoded by the coding sequence GTGCCAAGGAGCGTCGCCAGGTGGCTGGCCACCGGCGAAGCATCGGCAGTCTCCGGCCATGGCCACTTCGTCAGGACCCACATCCTCCAGGAGCAGGGGGAGGTGTGCGCGATCTGCGGTGGCCCCACGACGTGGAACGGTCAACCCATGCGGCTGGTCCTCGACCACGTCGACGGCGACTCCACCAACAACCGTCGTGCGAATCTTCGGCTGATATGCCCCAACTGCGACTCGCAGCTTCCGACCTTCAAGGCGCGAAACCGCGGCCGCGGACGAGCATGGCGCCGCCAACGCTACGCCGACGGGAAGTCCTACTAG
- a CDS encoding glycoside hydrolase family 13 protein, translated as MSLLDQPHHDGSPLYVDDEAPGLGETVRVRMRSVAGDPIDEVWLRTTYDAEPVYHPTARLERDRVVWWEAGLPVRNPVTHYRFLVVRGEEQEWLTGAGVVSYDVPDAADFRLAAFPQAPDWARDGVVYQVFPDRFARSAAADDRPTPEWAVPAAWEDEVVFEGTDPRTPLQLFGGDLDGIVEHLDHVEATGADILYTTPVFPGESNHRYNATTFTQVDPLLGGNDAYERLSGAVHARGWRILGDLTTNHTGDTHEWFRAAHADPDDPHRSFYSFDADGSYESWMGHHTLPKVNHADRNLRAAMVEGPDSIVGRWLQPPFDVDGWRIDVANMTGRLGAVDVTHEVARAVRRTAEALRADPLVIGEHNHDATGDVDGDGWHGTMNYSGFSWPVWAWVRDPASPARPFGRPVPVPRRTGGEVVDTIRAWHGALGWRAVSSSWNILGSHDSARIRTLVGGDAAVHRVAAGLQFTLPGVPMLFAGDEIGLEGVNGEDARRPMPWDDEDAWDLATLATYGELAALRRGHVALRRGGLRWAHVDDDVIAFVREHPVESVLVVARRTSAPGVEIPGLTLGEHLLGTEPGHPDEVGPRLDVWTLG; from the coding sequence ATGAGCCTGCTCGACCAGCCGCACCACGACGGTTCGCCTCTCTACGTCGACGACGAGGCGCCTGGGCTGGGCGAGACAGTCCGCGTGCGGATGCGCTCCGTCGCCGGCGACCCGATCGACGAGGTGTGGCTGCGGACCACCTACGACGCCGAGCCGGTCTACCACCCGACCGCGAGACTCGAGCGGGACCGGGTGGTGTGGTGGGAGGCCGGGCTGCCGGTCCGCAACCCGGTCACCCACTACCGCTTCCTGGTCGTGCGTGGCGAGGAGCAGGAGTGGCTCACCGGCGCCGGGGTGGTGTCGTACGACGTCCCGGACGCTGCCGACTTCCGCCTCGCCGCCTTCCCGCAGGCGCCCGACTGGGCGCGGGACGGCGTGGTCTACCAGGTGTTCCCCGACCGCTTCGCCCGCTCGGCCGCGGCCGACGACCGTCCCACGCCCGAGTGGGCCGTCCCCGCGGCGTGGGAGGACGAGGTGGTGTTCGAGGGCACCGACCCGCGCACGCCGCTGCAGCTCTTCGGCGGCGACCTCGACGGCATCGTCGAGCACCTCGACCACGTCGAGGCGACCGGCGCCGACATCCTCTACACGACCCCGGTCTTCCCCGGCGAGAGCAACCACCGCTACAACGCCACCACCTTCACGCAGGTCGACCCGCTGCTCGGCGGCAACGACGCCTACGAGCGCCTGAGCGGGGCGGTGCACGCGCGGGGCTGGCGGATCCTCGGTGACCTCACGACCAACCACACCGGCGACACCCACGAGTGGTTCCGGGCCGCGCACGCCGACCCCGACGACCCCCACCGCAGCTTCTACAGCTTCGACGCCGACGGCTCCTACGAGAGCTGGATGGGCCACCACACGCTCCCCAAGGTCAACCACGCCGATCGCAACCTGCGCGCGGCCATGGTGGAGGGACCCGACTCGATCGTCGGGCGCTGGTTGCAGCCGCCCTTCGACGTCGACGGCTGGCGGATCGATGTCGCCAACATGACCGGCCGGCTCGGGGCGGTCGACGTCACCCACGAGGTCGCGCGGGCCGTGCGCCGCACGGCCGAGGCACTGCGCGCCGACCCGCTGGTCATCGGTGAGCACAACCACGACGCGACCGGCGACGTCGACGGGGACGGCTGGCACGGCACCATGAACTACTCCGGCTTCTCGTGGCCGGTGTGGGCGTGGGTGCGCGACCCGGCTTCCCCTGCCCGGCCGTTCGGCCGGCCCGTGCCCGTGCCACGACGAACCGGCGGCGAGGTGGTCGACACCATCCGGGCCTGGCACGGCGCCCTCGGCTGGCGGGCCGTCTCGTCGAGCTGGAACATCCTCGGCTCCCACGACTCGGCCCGCATCCGCACCCTCGTCGGTGGGGACGCGGCCGTCCACCGCGTCGCTGCCGGCCTGCAGTTCACCCTGCCCGGCGTGCCCATGCTCTTCGCTGGCGACGAGATCGGGCTCGAGGGGGTCAACGGGGAGGACGCCCGACGGCCGATGCCGTGGGACGACGAGGACGCCTGGGACCTGGCCACCCTGGCGACCTACGGTGAGCTCGCGGCGCTGCGCCGCGGTCACGTCGCCCTCCGCCGCGGCGGCCTGCGCTGGGCGCACGTCGACGACGACGTCATCGCCTTCGTCCGCGAGCACCCTGTCGAGTCGGTGCTCGTCGTGGCGAGGCGGACGTCGGCCCCCGGGGTCGAGATCCCCGGCCTCACGCTCGGCGAGCACCTGCTCGGCACGGAGCCGGGTCATCCCGACGAAGTCGGGCCGCGGCTGGACGTGTGGACGCTGGGCTGA